A single genomic interval of Leptospira semungkisensis harbors:
- a CDS encoding TPM domain-containing protein — MKRFWFLLLFCVWAAPLLADPIPIPKLSHRVTDLTGTLTEEEDQSLETKLTEFEQKKGSQIVLLIIPTTGEETIEQYSIRVAEEWKIGRKSIADGVVFLVAKDDRKMRFEIGRGLEGAIPDVLSKRVQIEYVRPLFKEGKYYEGIDQGIDKILSLIDGEPLPEPTHTTFQGSSSNSDEDSLGNYFWVLIGIAIFIGFFLRRLFSPVQAGIATAAGYFAGGFLGLSLEALLPILVIFFIIAWVAYAAAKSSGGGGGWSGGSSWSSFGGGGGSWGSSSGDSFSGGGGDFGGGGSSSDW, encoded by the coding sequence ATGAAACGATTTTGGTTTCTTCTACTCTTCTGTGTTTGGGCGGCTCCATTACTTGCCGATCCAATCCCTATTCCTAAGCTATCTCATAGGGTCACCGATCTTACAGGAACATTAACTGAAGAAGAAGATCAATCCTTAGAGACAAAGCTCACGGAATTCGAGCAGAAGAAGGGAAGCCAAATCGTATTGCTGATCATTCCCACAACGGGAGAAGAAACTATAGAGCAGTATTCTATCCGTGTCGCAGAGGAATGGAAGATAGGAAGAAAGAGCATCGCAGACGGAGTCGTTTTTCTAGTCGCTAAAGACGATAGAAAGATGAGATTCGAGATAGGAAGAGGCTTAGAAGGAGCCATTCCAGATGTTCTGAGCAAAAGGGTCCAAATAGAATACGTTAGACCTCTTTTCAAAGAAGGAAAGTATTACGAGGGGATAGACCAAGGGATCGACAAGATCCTTTCTCTCATCGACGGAGAACCTCTACCGGAGCCGACTCATACTACCTTTCAAGGTTCTTCTTCTAATTCGGACGAGGATTCCTTAGGCAATTATTTCTGGGTCCTGATAGGGATTGCGATCTTTATCGGATTCTTCTTAAGAAGATTATTCAGCCCAGTACAAGCAGGGATCGCGACTGCAGCCGGTTATTTTGCCGGAGGATTTTTAGGACTCTCCTTAGAAGCGTTACTTCCAATCCTAGTCATATTCTTTATCATTGCTTGGGTGGCATACGCAGCTGCTAAGAGTTCCGGTGGAGGCGGAGGTTGGTCTGGGGGAAGTTCCTGGAGTTCCTTCGGCGGTGGAGGAGGATCCTGGGGATCTTCGTCAGGAGATTCCTTTAGCGGAGGCGGAGGAGATTTTGGTGGAGGCGGGTCCTCTTCGGACTGGTAA
- a CDS encoding TauD/TfdA family dioxygenase, with product MKASVASKSGKSKMKKVSPNKTKPKGLGRVERSFFPGKELPRIYTPGDTEALEPDFLPAWISKNKKSVDQDLLEYGAILFRGFSVSSSQEFEDTALSLDKNLKTDYLGTSPRNRITKFVHTASELPPHYPIMQHAEMSFLDRPPRKLMFFCALAPNENGETPLTDLRKVYEELEPDLLKKFESKGVKYIRKYDGPNASRYSLWKTKRWDEMFSTTKKKEVEKIAAKQRFQVDWLEGDGLKLTNKQVAVRVHPQAKTKAWHNHSQVFHPDAARVEYSKILKHQGNIRSLILAGVLQLLTFLKKKLVETQDLDTNVVFGDGTPISTGELKKVNEVFWKNLSVFSWQKGDVLLIDNYSVSHGRLPFSGPREILVTWTD from the coding sequence ATGAAAGCGAGTGTTGCTTCTAAATCGGGAAAATCTAAAATGAAAAAAGTTTCTCCTAACAAAACTAAGCCGAAAGGCTTAGGTCGGGTCGAAAGATCTTTCTTTCCTGGAAAGGAATTACCCCGCATCTATACTCCAGGAGATACTGAGGCTCTTGAACCTGATTTCTTGCCAGCTTGGATCTCCAAGAATAAAAAGTCGGTAGATCAGGATCTTCTAGAATACGGAGCAATATTATTCAGAGGCTTCTCGGTCTCTTCTTCCCAAGAATTCGAAGATACCGCTTTGAGCTTGGATAAGAATTTAAAAACGGATTATTTAGGCACTTCTCCCAGAAATCGTATTACAAAATTTGTACATACTGCAAGTGAGCTTCCTCCTCACTATCCGATCATGCAACACGCAGAAATGAGCTTCTTAGATCGACCTCCTCGCAAACTCATGTTCTTCTGCGCACTCGCGCCGAATGAGAATGGAGAAACTCCTCTTACTGATCTCAGAAAAGTATACGAGGAATTGGAGCCGGATCTTCTGAAAAAATTCGAATCTAAGGGAGTGAAGTACATCCGCAAGTACGACGGTCCGAACGCTTCCCGTTATAGTCTCTGGAAGACGAAACGCTGGGATGAAATGTTCTCCACCACTAAGAAGAAAGAAGTAGAAAAGATCGCGGCTAAGCAACGTTTCCAAGTAGATTGGTTAGAAGGAGACGGACTCAAGCTTACGAACAAACAAGTTGCTGTCAGAGTACATCCTCAGGCAAAAACGAAAGCATGGCACAATCATAGCCAAGTCTTTCATCCCGATGCAGCAAGAGTAGAATATTCTAAAATTCTAAAACACCAAGGAAATATACGAAGCCTGATCCTTGCAGGAGTTCTACAATTGCTTACATTTCTCAAAAAGAAATTAGTAGAGACACAGGACTTAGATACGAACGTCGTCTTCGGAGATGGAACACCGATCAGCACAGGCGAACTCAAGAAAGTCAACGAGGTCTTCTGGAAGAATCTCTCCGTATTTTCTTGGCAAAAGGGAGACGTGCTATTGATCGACAATTATTCAGTCTCCCACGGTAGGCTCCCTTTCTCCGGGCCGAGAGAAATCTTAGTTACCTGGACGGATTGA
- a CDS encoding SufE family protein: protein MSSLEDAQKEIIEEFSEAADWEERYQMLIEIGDELPPLSSELKTEDRLVPGCQSRVWVVPEEKEGKLFIQADSDSAITKGMIALLLRVFSGRTREEISSASLDFLKEIGLDKHLSMSRRNGLYSMVNKIRSF from the coding sequence ATGTCTAGCCTGGAAGACGCTCAAAAGGAGATCATAGAAGAATTTTCGGAAGCTGCCGATTGGGAAGAGCGTTATCAAATGTTGATCGAGATAGGGGACGAACTTCCTCCTTTGTCCTCCGAACTAAAAACAGAAGATAGGCTGGTCCCTGGATGCCAATCTAGGGTCTGGGTAGTCCCAGAAGAAAAAGAAGGCAAACTATTTATCCAAGCAGATAGCGATTCAGCGATCACGAAAGGGATGATTGCCTTATTGCTACGAGTGTTTTCCGGAAGGACCAGAGAGGAGATCAGCTCCGCTTCCTTGGATTTTCTGAAAGAGATTGGCCTGGACAAACACCTTTCTATGAGTCGCAGAAACGGTCTTTATTCCATGGTGAATAAGATTAGAAGTTTCTAA
- a CDS encoding LemA family protein — MSQGNLFSARRSILILIAGFFLFLTNSCGYNTIQIEDEKVKAAWSEVLNVYQRRADLIPNLVNTVKGYAAQEKEVLTEVTKARASVGSVQATPEVLNNPELFAKFNQAQGQMTSALSRLMVVVEKYPDLKSNQNFLDLQAQLEGTENRIAVARNRYIQSVEEYNITVRTFPNVITAKIFGYGVKPNFTVENEKEISKPPQVQF; from the coding sequence ATGTCCCAAGGCAATCTTTTCAGCGCTCGTCGCAGTATACTAATTCTAATCGCAGGTTTCTTCTTATTCCTAACCAATTCATGCGGATACAATACGATCCAGATCGAGGATGAAAAGGTGAAGGCTGCTTGGTCCGAGGTATTAAATGTGTACCAAAGAAGGGCAGACCTAATACCAAACTTGGTCAATACCGTTAAGGGATACGCTGCCCAAGAGAAGGAAGTTTTAACGGAAGTTACAAAGGCCAGAGCCAGCGTGGGCTCCGTGCAAGCTACACCCGAAGTATTAAATAATCCTGAATTATTCGCAAAGTTCAACCAAGCCCAAGGCCAGATGACCTCGGCTCTTTCTAGACTGATGGTCGTGGTGGAAAAATATCCGGATCTGAAATCCAATCAAAACTTCTTGGATCTACAGGCTCAATTAGAAGGAACTGAAAATCGGATCGCAGTCGCGAGAAACAGATACATCCAATCTGTCGAAGAATACAATATTACAGTTCGAACTTTTCCGAATGTGATTACTGCAAAGATCTTCGGCTACGGAGTGAAACCTAATTTTACGGTGGAGAATGAGAAAGAGATCTCTAAACCTCCTCAAGTTCAGTTCTAA
- a CDS encoding LLM class flavin-dependent oxidoreductase — protein sequence MTSIEIRSEDPKVEMAWFCDLCNGDYEYLGVPDPKLRSSFEHCADIIRLADRLGFQNILLPSSYQVGQDTLAFAAAASQFTTNISLLTAIRCGEIHPPMLARTLSTLDHMLKGRLNINIISSDLPGTVRDSKERYQISKEVIEILRQSWTRDQIDFEGKFYKFKLDSDPVKSYQTNGGPLLYFGGISEDARQLCAEYCDVFLMWPETEERLSETMADLSRRAALAKRKIDFGLRIHVIVRDTEEEAREATRKLMSKLDLQRAEEIKHRALDSNSAGVQRQDELRKNAGSDLFIEPYIWSGIGLARSGCGSAIVGTPEQVLEKINRYIKMGIRAFILSGYPLIDECKIFAEKVLPHIQTVSLPRAQGRIPSIEPVTPLTTGVRK from the coding sequence ATGACTTCCATTGAAATTCGTTCTGAAGATCCAAAAGTGGAGATGGCATGGTTTTGCGATCTCTGCAACGGAGACTATGAATACTTAGGTGTTCCCGATCCGAAACTGCGCTCTAGTTTCGAACATTGTGCGGATATCATTCGATTGGCTGATCGTTTAGGATTTCAGAATATTCTTCTTCCTTCTTCTTATCAAGTGGGACAGGATACTTTGGCTTTTGCGGCCGCGGCTTCTCAGTTTACCACAAATATCTCTCTTTTGACAGCGATTCGCTGTGGAGAAATCCATCCTCCCATGCTTGCCAGGACGTTATCCACTTTGGATCACATGTTAAAGGGAAGGTTGAATATTAACATTATTTCATCTGATTTACCTGGAACAGTTCGAGATTCGAAGGAAAGATACCAGATCTCCAAGGAAGTTATAGAGATCTTGAGGCAATCTTGGACTAGGGATCAGATCGATTTTGAAGGAAAATTTTATAAATTTAAACTAGATTCGGATCCTGTTAAATCCTATCAAACAAACGGAGGACCACTCTTGTATTTCGGCGGCATCTCGGAAGATGCACGCCAACTATGTGCCGAGTACTGTGATGTTTTTCTAATGTGGCCGGAAACAGAAGAGAGATTATCTGAGACCATGGCCGACCTGAGCAGAAGGGCAGCACTTGCTAAAAGAAAAATAGATTTTGGCCTAAGGATCCACGTGATCGTTCGCGACACGGAAGAGGAAGCAAGAGAGGCAACTCGAAAACTGATGTCCAAGTTGGACTTGCAAAGAGCAGAAGAGATCAAGCATAGAGCTCTTGATTCCAACTCAGCAGGAGTTCAAAGACAGGACGAGCTTCGCAAGAATGCAGGGTCGGATCTATTCATAGAGCCTTACATCTGGTCCGGGATCGGGCTTGCCAGATCCGGTTGCGGTTCCGCAATCGTAGGAACTCCAGAGCAAGTATTGGAAAAGATCAACAGGTATATCAAGATGGGAATCCGTGCCTTTATTCTTTCAGGTTATCCTCTGATCGATGAGTGCAAGATCTTTGCGGAGAAGGTGCTTCCTCATATCCAAACAGTATCTCTGCCTAGAGCCCAAGGCAGGATTCCAAGCATCGAACCGGTGACACCTCTCACAACTGGAGTAAGAAAATGA
- a CDS encoding DUF4349 domain-containing protein has product MKKSLIFLFLLSMLLTCKGEKQSDAQGFAGEEASKKSAPTPSAVYQAKEDVADVKTGKDADGTPGQFKPFVSSKIGTLKIGRLLEYKVDLAFQTKDFGAARRFLLQLSDKYGFVQSTNFDNYDDTSSSTMTAVLHVKSSDLYQVLLELDKIGTLTHENIQVEDHTEAFELEQIHARREKIRTARRGELTSRLPSKAAVEAEELLGQSEDAADSAEFEKWKILDRVQWAKISIRLDGPEKPKGVNVPNFRDVFTDLVELFLRLIVLAIYSIPFVILAVGGFFLFKYIRNRRSKKD; this is encoded by the coding sequence ATGAAAAAATCCCTGATCTTTCTTTTTCTTTTATCTATGTTGCTCACATGCAAGGGGGAAAAGCAGAGCGATGCCCAAGGCTTTGCAGGCGAGGAAGCATCGAAGAAAAGCGCACCCACACCTTCTGCAGTTTACCAAGCAAAGGAAGATGTGGCGGATGTAAAGACCGGCAAGGACGCCGACGGGACTCCGGGACAATTCAAGCCTTTTGTTTCTTCCAAGATTGGAACATTAAAGATCGGAAGATTATTAGAATATAAAGTAGATCTTGCCTTTCAGACAAAGGACTTCGGCGCCGCCCGAAGATTTCTGCTCCAGCTTTCCGACAAGTATGGATTCGTACAGAGTACGAACTTTGACAATTACGACGATACGTCTTCTTCCACCATGACCGCTGTACTACACGTTAAGTCTTCCGACCTTTATCAAGTGCTTTTGGAATTGGATAAGATAGGAACTCTTACTCATGAGAATATCCAAGTAGAGGATCATACGGAAGCATTCGAGTTGGAACAGATCCATGCTCGAAGAGAAAAGATTAGGACTGCGAGAAGGGGAGAGCTTACTTCCCGTCTTCCTTCCAAGGCAGCTGTAGAAGCAGAAGAGCTGCTCGGACAATCCGAAGATGCAGCAGATAGCGCAGAATTCGAAAAATGGAAAATCTTAGACCGAGTGCAATGGGCAAAAATCAGCATTCGTTTGGACGGACCGGAAAAACCGAAAGGAGTGAATGTGCCCAACTTCAGGGACGTATTTACGGATCTGGTTGAGCTTTTTTTGAGACTGATCGTGCTCGCAATCTACAGTATTCCTTTCGTGATCCTTGCGGTCGGGGGCTTCTTCTTATTTAAGTATATTAGGAACCGCAGATCCAAAAAGGATTAA
- a CDS encoding SpoIIE family protein phosphatase, with protein sequence MELDFKSRFEEIDRVDGYFRRAPEGIWCYELDSPLDISLPLEEQCRLLYETARLTHCNDTMARIYGFHTASELKGLLLKEIVSPTNRLNVLGIEEFIRSGYKTHDAESEEIDKRGKRKFFLSTALGVVEDGFLIRAWGVQKDVTSIRAAESRLKRTIALESLLTKLSRNFLSVEPGNTNEAVNFSLQELGKFCGADRAFVFLYTHAGLTISNTNEWCAPDVEPRMHLLQNLPIETFPKTDYDTIRNKGHLIYEALEGIPDSHATLRNLLERRGTRSLLVVGLSSGEEEFGFVGFDSVKNQKLWTDEDIYILRLVGDLIVLAFDRKKREADLNDFYERMNHDLELARLTQRSLVSREFPSSPFYKIDSYFRPFEKVGGDIITYIQHETGVIDILFGDVSGHGISSAMVSGMAVLSFRHHARTGLSPAEGIQQFVRDLKPMVVEHHIAAVWARFFPLEKKMVYSYAGHPPIVLFRGEEKIELKGMNLPLLIFDSIEYFNESIKLEKGDRLIFYSDGMYEVFNEEGRILDLPGFQEILAQHKELHSLDEYLDQVVSDVFEFSEGVFGDDMAMLVLDITG encoded by the coding sequence ATGGAATTGGATTTTAAAAGCCGGTTCGAAGAGATCGACCGAGTTGATGGATATTTTCGTCGAGCTCCGGAAGGTATCTGGTGTTATGAACTGGATTCTCCGTTGGATATATCTCTTCCTTTAGAAGAGCAGTGTCGTTTATTGTACGAAACTGCTAGGCTGACCCATTGCAATGATACTATGGCCCGTATCTACGGGTTTCATACTGCCTCAGAATTAAAGGGACTCCTTCTCAAAGAAATTGTAAGCCCGACTAACAGGCTGAATGTTCTAGGCATCGAGGAATTTATACGTTCCGGTTACAAGACTCATGATGCAGAGTCAGAAGAAATAGATAAGAGAGGAAAGAGAAAGTTTTTCCTAAGCACGGCTCTAGGAGTCGTGGAGGATGGTTTTCTGATCCGCGCATGGGGAGTGCAAAAGGATGTGACCTCTATTCGCGCGGCAGAGTCCCGTCTCAAGAGAACCATTGCCTTAGAAAGTCTTCTTACCAAACTCTCCCGCAACTTTTTAAGTGTAGAACCCGGAAATACGAACGAAGCAGTGAATTTTAGCCTGCAAGAACTGGGAAAGTTCTGCGGTGCGGATCGTGCCTTCGTATTCTTGTACACTCATGCAGGTTTAACAATTTCTAATACGAATGAATGGTGCGCTCCTGATGTGGAACCTAGGATGCATCTTTTACAAAACCTTCCCATAGAAACGTTTCCAAAGACGGATTATGATACGATCCGAAATAAGGGACACCTAATCTACGAAGCTCTGGAAGGTATTCCGGACAGCCATGCTACTCTTCGCAATCTTTTGGAAAGAAGGGGAACTCGATCTCTTCTTGTTGTAGGACTTTCTTCTGGAGAAGAAGAATTCGGATTCGTGGGCTTCGATTCCGTAAAGAATCAGAAGCTTTGGACAGATGAGGATATTTATATTCTTCGCTTGGTCGGAGACCTGATCGTTCTTGCATTCGATCGAAAGAAGAGAGAAGCGGATCTGAATGATTTCTATGAGAGAATGAATCATGATCTGGAGCTTGCTCGATTGACTCAGAGATCTCTCGTATCCAGAGAATTTCCTTCATCACCTTTTTATAAAATAGATAGTTATTTCAGGCCTTTCGAAAAAGTGGGCGGGGATATTATCACGTACATCCAACACGAAACCGGAGTAATCGACATTCTATTCGGAGATGTTTCTGGACATGGGATCTCTTCCGCAATGGTTTCCGGAATGGCAGTGTTATCCTTTAGACATCATGCGAGAACAGGACTTTCTCCTGCGGAGGGAATCCAGCAATTCGTTCGAGATCTGAAGCCGATGGTGGTCGAGCATCATATCGCTGCCGTTTGGGCCCGCTTCTTTCCGCTGGAAAAGAAGATGGTGTATTCCTATGCAGGACATCCTCCTATCGTTTTGTTCAGAGGTGAAGAAAAGATAGAACTAAAAGGGATGAATCTTCCTCTTTTGATCTTTGATTCTATCGAATACTTCAACGAGTCCATTAAATTAGAAAAAGGTGATAGACTGATTTTTTATTCCGATGGGATGTACGAGGTCTTTAACGAAGAAGGAAGAATATTGGATCTTCCCGGATTCCAAGAGATCCTTGCTCAGCACAAAGAGTTACATTCTTTGGATGAATATTTGGATCAGGTTGTTTCGGATGTTTTCGAGTTCTCCGAAGGAGTTTTCGGGGATGATATGGCAATGCTGGTCTTGGATATTACGGGTTAA
- a CDS encoding TPM domain-containing protein, translating into MIMARESSMITRLFQNFWAGLRDSFRIGDWHLSGFSLLRKYFSSKDLKEIKSAVTNSEKSHRGEIRIAIETKLSIYQILSKKTAKERSVEMFSFLRVWDTEENTGILIYLLLSEKKIRILADRGIYKKIGQARLDAISQKIGSGFKSGKSKDAMLEGISELTTDLKKHFPSHGKNPNELPDDPYIR; encoded by the coding sequence ATGATTATGGCTCGCGAATCTTCTATGATAACTAGACTCTTTCAAAACTTCTGGGCCGGACTCAGGGATTCCTTTCGGATCGGAGACTGGCATCTATCAGGTTTTAGTTTATTACGAAAATATTTTAGTTCCAAGGACTTAAAAGAGATCAAGTCCGCAGTCACGAATTCTGAAAAATCCCATAGAGGAGAAATCAGAATAGCGATCGAAACCAAGCTTTCTATCTATCAGATCCTGTCTAAAAAGACCGCAAAAGAAAGATCTGTAGAAATGTTCTCCTTCTTAAGAGTTTGGGATACCGAAGAAAACACAGGAATACTGATCTATCTTCTTCTCTCCGAAAAGAAAATACGCATTTTAGCGGATCGAGGGATTTATAAGAAGATCGGACAGGCTCGATTGGATGCAATCTCTCAAAAGATCGGATCAGGATTCAAATCTGGAAAATCAAAGGATGCAATGTTGGAAGGAATTTCCGAACTGACTACGGATCTAAAGAAACATTTTCCTTCTCATGGAAAGAATCCGAACGAACTGCCGGATGATCCTTATATCCGTTAA
- a CDS encoding aldo/keto reductase → MIPSIDLQEGGPSLSRIVYGCWRLHSDPNGSGQERILEKIEVCLELGIHSFDHADIYGDYGNEEKFGLALQSKPGIKDKIKVITKCGIQLPGPNRAGVSLKYYDTSKDYVIQSAEASLKKLRTDKIDLLLIHRPDPFMDADSTAEGFRKLKEQGKVLHFGVSNFTPSQFRLLQSRLDFPLVTNQVEFHPLFSDALINGIFEQAQELRFRPMVWSPTAGGRIFHPKTEREIAVNNTLQSLAKKKGISPDAILYAWLLLHPTKLIPVLGTNEPSRIRSAARAFEVQLTKEEWFEILEAGVGQPVP, encoded by the coding sequence ATGATCCCTTCTATAGATCTACAAGAGGGAGGACCTTCTCTTTCAAGGATCGTCTACGGATGTTGGAGATTGCATTCTGATCCGAATGGATCCGGTCAGGAAAGAATATTAGAAAAAATAGAAGTATGTTTGGAGCTTGGAATTCACAGTTTTGATCATGCAGATATATATGGTGATTACGGGAACGAGGAGAAATTCGGACTCGCATTGCAGTCCAAGCCAGGCATCAAAGATAAGATCAAGGTAATCACAAAATGCGGTATCCAGCTTCCGGGGCCGAATCGTGCGGGTGTATCTTTAAAATATTATGATACAAGCAAAGACTATGTGATCCAATCCGCAGAGGCTTCTCTTAAGAAACTAAGAACGGATAAGATCGATCTACTTTTGATCCATAGACCGGATCCGTTCATGGACGCTGACTCTACTGCAGAAGGATTTCGAAAACTAAAGGAACAAGGAAAGGTTCTACATTTCGGGGTCTCGAATTTTACTCCTTCTCAATTTCGATTATTACAGTCCAGATTGGATTTCCCCTTGGTAACGAATCAGGTGGAATTCCATCCTCTATTTTCCGACGCATTGATAAATGGGATCTTCGAACAAGCGCAAGAGTTGAGATTCAGGCCGATGGTTTGGTCCCCTACTGCAGGAGGCCGGATCTTTCATCCAAAAACGGAAAGAGAGATCGCAGTCAATAATACTTTGCAATCCTTAGCAAAGAAGAAAGGCATATCTCCCGACGCGATCCTGTATGCTTGGCTTCTTCTTCATCCGACCAAACTCATACCTGTATTGGGAACGAATGAGCCTTCTAGAATTCGATCCGCAGCAAGAGCATTTGAAGTACAACTTACGAAAGAAGAATGGTTTGAGATCCTGGAGGCCGGCGTAGGACAACCTGTGCCTTGA
- a CDS encoding SLC5 family protein, producing MVVLGILTVFNLIDAVFFLSTLAIVLGVGFYAGRKEESGEDYFLGGRSLPWWGVAGSLFGTNVSANHLVGMLGIGFSVGFAQSHYMWGAIPALLLLSYVFLPLYRRRKIFTLSQFLGDRYGEKSKLLYSGIVLVLISIQLAAGLYIGSRSLLPFWKDLGWNGIGYVEGVLLLGFLSTVYTWFGGLKAVVYTDVIQSVLILFAGLLLAYLTIHHPAVGGWEGLWLKESLVQASDRRMDLFLSSDHSSLPWTGALTGLFFLHIFYWGTNQYVVQRTLGASSLREARAGILGDGFLTLIIPFFTVLTGVAAYHLWNSIEGVEGIDPDEAFSKLVSIVIPGGYGFGGVILAGLLGAIFSSVDSLLNSGSTLFTLDFYPKFRKTPFARRHLGEEITDKETVQVGRWFLLFFSGITILLALLIYTPNSKGNFFLEISGQSAHFTLGLLSVFLVGAFWKKSNGTAAWITILLCPILSILLPKIYSIFIIYFPALEISFGKNLNFLHRVFVVSLFGISIQILLSLFFPQEKRSGERGLRVSFSKKTVWLGIFFLFGIVGIISLRATELLGPSGSAWTSAIFSFFFFLGISIAKAKKFPPAFRTRAFFRNDIWIAGLLISATLWLYFIFS from the coding sequence ATGGTGGTCCTCGGGATCCTGACCGTGTTTAACCTGATTGACGCTGTTTTCTTTTTATCAACGCTTGCGATCGTCCTGGGTGTAGGCTTCTACGCGGGTAGAAAAGAAGAATCTGGAGAGGATTATTTCTTAGGGGGGCGCTCTCTTCCCTGGTGGGGAGTGGCAGGTTCCTTGTTCGGGACGAATGTATCCGCCAATCATCTTGTGGGAATGTTAGGCATAGGCTTCTCCGTTGGCTTTGCTCAAAGCCATTATATGTGGGGAGCCATTCCAGCTTTATTACTTCTTTCTTATGTATTTCTTCCTCTCTACCGTAGGAGGAAGATCTTTACTCTTTCTCAATTCTTAGGAGATAGATACGGAGAAAAATCCAAACTTCTTTATTCTGGGATTGTGCTCGTTCTTATTTCGATCCAATTGGCGGCAGGCTTGTACATCGGATCTCGTTCCCTTCTTCCCTTTTGGAAAGACTTAGGCTGGAACGGAATCGGTTATGTAGAAGGCGTGCTTCTTTTAGGATTCCTATCTACCGTCTACACTTGGTTTGGTGGCCTAAAAGCAGTCGTCTACACTGACGTGATCCAATCGGTGCTCATTCTTTTTGCAGGATTACTTCTCGCTTATCTTACCATCCATCATCCTGCAGTCGGAGGTTGGGAAGGACTTTGGCTAAAAGAAAGTTTAGTCCAAGCTTCCGATAGAAGAATGGATCTGTTCCTTTCGTCGGACCATTCCTCTTTGCCGTGGACAGGGGCATTGACTGGATTATTTTTTCTGCATATATTCTACTGGGGGACCAATCAATACGTTGTGCAAAGAACTCTGGGAGCTTCCAGCTTAAGAGAAGCGAGAGCCGGAATTCTGGGAGACGGCTTCTTAACTCTTATCATTCCATTCTTCACGGTATTAACTGGAGTAGCCGCCTATCATCTTTGGAATTCTATAGAAGGGGTCGAAGGCATAGATCCCGACGAGGCTTTTTCAAAACTCGTATCCATAGTGATCCCGGGAGGTTACGGCTTCGGAGGAGTAATTCTCGCAGGATTATTAGGAGCTATTTTCTCTTCCGTGGATTCTCTTTTGAACTCTGGCTCCACCCTTTTCACTTTAGATTTTTATCCTAAGTTCAGAAAAACTCCATTTGCCCGAAGACATTTGGGAGAAGAAATTACAGATAAAGAAACAGTCCAGGTAGGAAGATGGTTTTTGCTCTTCTTTTCCGGGATCACAATTTTACTCGCACTCCTTATATACACTCCGAATTCAAAAGGAAATTTCTTTTTAGAGATTTCCGGCCAGAGCGCTCATTTCACTTTGGGACTTCTTTCCGTTTTCTTAGTAGGGGCATTCTGGAAAAAATCCAATGGGACAGCTGCCTGGATCACGATCCTTCTCTGCCCGATCCTCTCAATTCTACTTCCCAAAATATATTCTATTTTTATTATATATTTTCCGGCATTGGAAATCTCTTTCGGAAAGAATTTAAACTTTCTGCATAGAGTGTTTGTCGTCAGTTTATTCGGGATATCGATCCAGATCCTCTTAAGCCTGTTCTTCCCCCAAGAAAAAAGATCGGGAGAAAGAGGCCTTAGAGTGTCTTTCTCAAAGAAGACTGTTTGGCTCGGTATTTTCTTCTTGTTTGGAATCGTAGGGATCATCTCCCTCCGAGCTACAGAGCTCTTGGGTCCTTCGGGATCGGCTTGGACTTCTGCGATTTTTTCCTTTTTCTTCTTCTTAGGAATCTCCATCGCAAAGGCGAAGAAATTTCCTCCCGCGTTTAGGACCCGCGCCTTTTTCAGGAATGATATTTGGATCGCCGGACTTCTAATCTCAGCGACCCTTTGGTTATACTTTATATTTTCTTAA